The Thermoanaerobaculia bacterium genomic interval GTGCTCCTTGGCAAAGAAAAGCGCCGCACCCGTCGATAGCACGAGTGCGGCGGACCTGATGGGGGTCGAAGCGCGAACGGGACGGGACTTCGGTCGTCGCGCTATTGCGCGCTTTGGAGCTTGGCCAGAACCTGATCGAGGCTGAAGCTGCCGGGCTTCTGGCTCGGCGGGAACTCCTTGAAGGTGGCGAGGAACTGCCCGACGTACTGCTGCGCCGGCACGAGCAGGAACATGCGGTCGGCGCGCCATTTCCAGTACTGCCAGCTGTGCTCGGCGAGCTCGAACGGGTCAGCGCGAATGTTGAAGAGGCGCGGGACGCGCAGCTCGACGAACGGCTCCTCCCAGACATCGAAGCCGTGGGCGCGCTGCTCGGCGAAGACGATCTTCCACTGGTTGACGCGCATGGCCACGAGCGAGCCGTCGTCGTTGAAGTAGAAGAACTCCTTGCGCGGGCTCGGCGCCTTGCCGGCGAGTGCCTCGGTGATGTTGTAGCCGTCGAGATGCACCTTGAACGTCTTGCCGCCCACGTTCATGCCCTTCTTGAGCTGGTCGACCACATCCGGCACGCCGGCTGCGGCCATGATCGTCGGGATCATGTCCTCGTGGGCGAAGATGTCGTTGAGCACGGAGCCGGGCTGGATGACGCCCGGCCACCTGATCATCGCCGGGACGCGATAGCCACCCTCCCAGTTGGTGTTCTTCTCGCCGCGGAACGGCGTCGTGCCGCCGTCGGGCCAGCTCGCCACTTCGGCGCCGTTGTCGGTCGAGTACATGACGATGGTGTTCTGGTCGAGGCCGAGCTCCTTCAGCTTGTCGAGGAGTTGGCCGACGTGACCGTCGTGCTCGACCATGCCGTCGGGGTAGACCCCGAGGCCGGTCTTGCCCTGGCTCTCCGCCTTCAAGTGGGTGTTGATGTGCATCCGCGTCGAGTTCCACCAGAGGAAGAACGGCTTGTCGCTCTTCGCGGCCTTGGTGAGGTAGTCGAGC includes:
- a CDS encoding arylsulfatase; translation: MNSRLVSSCAAAALILGIIAAAPADAQAAKPAAKKPNVLVIWGDDIGYWNISAYNQGMMGYKTPNIDRIAKEGALFTDWYGQQSCTAGRSAFITGQSGFRTGNLKVGLPGAPEGLQARDVTLAQLLKAQGYMTAQFGKNHLGDLDEHLPTAHGFDEFMGSLYHLNAEEEFESPDYFKDPALIKRFQTRGVIHTWAMPDGTQKIESTGPLGKKRMETIDEEVTAASLDYLTKAAKSDKPFFLWWNSTRMHINTHLKAESQGKTGLGVYPDGMVEHDGHVGQLLDKLKELGLDQNTIVMYSTDNGAEVASWPDGGTTPFRGEKNTNWEGGYRVPAMIRWPGVIQPGSVLNDIFAHEDMIPTIMAAAGVPDVVDQLKKGMNVGGKTFKVHLDGYNITEALAGKAPSPRKEFFYFNDDGSLVAMRVNQWKIVFAEQRAHGFDVWEEPFVELRVPRLFNIRADPFELAEHSWQYWKWRADRMFLLVPAQQYVGQFLATFKEFPPSQKPGSFSLDQVLAKLQSAQ